One Bos indicus isolate NIAB-ARS_2022 breed Sahiwal x Tharparkar chromosome 22, NIAB-ARS_B.indTharparkar_mat_pri_1.0, whole genome shotgun sequence DNA window includes the following coding sequences:
- the MOBP gene encoding myelin-associated oligodendrocyte basic protein isoform X3: MSQKVVKEGPRLSKNQKFSEHFSIHCCPPFTFLNSKREIVDRKYSICKSGCFYQKKEEDWICCACQKTRTSRRATSPQRPKRQPAAPPAVVRAPAKPRSPPRPERQPRPRPEVRPPPAKQRPPQKAKQQPRSSPQRGPGTSRGGSPVKASRF, translated from the exons ATGAGTCAGAAAGTGGTTAAGGAGGGCCCCAGACTCTCCAAGAACCAGAAGTTCTCCGAGCACTTCAGCATACATTGCTGCCCGCCGTTCACCTTCCTCAATTCCAAACGCGAGATCGTGGACCGCAAGTACAGCATCTGTAAAAGTGGCTGCTTCTaccagaagaaagaggaggactGGATCTGCTGCGCCTGCCAGAAGACCAG AACCAGCCGCCGCGCAACGTCCCCTCAGAGGCCCAAGCGCCAGCCAGCTGCACCCCCCGCGGTGGTCAGAGCACCAGCCAAGCCACGGTCCCCTCCGAGGCCCGAACGTCAGCCACGCCCCCGCCCAGAAGTCCGACCTCCACCAGCCAAGCAGCGGCCCCCTCAGAAGGCCAAGCAGCAGCCGCGCAGCAGCCCCCAGAGAGGGCCAGGCACCAGCCGTGGGGGGTCCCCCGTCAAAGCTTCTAGGTTCTG A
- the MOBP gene encoding myelin-associated oligodendrocyte basic protein isoform X1, translating to MSQKVVKEGPRLSKNQKFSEHFSIHCCPPFTFLNSKREIVDRKYSICKSGCFYQKKEEDWICCACQKTRTSRRATSPQRPKRQPAAPPAVVRAPAKPRSPPRPERQPRPRPEVRPPPAKQRPPQKAKQQPRSSPQRGPGTSRGGSPVKASRLKRKTKPTPRKK from the exons ATGAGTCAGAAAGTGGTTAAGGAGGGCCCCAGACTCTCCAAGAACCAGAAGTTCTCCGAGCACTTCAGCATACATTGCTGCCCGCCGTTCACCTTCCTCAATTCCAAACGCGAGATCGTGGACCGCAAGTACAGCATCTGTAAAAGTGGCTGCTTCTaccagaagaaagaggaggactGGATCTGCTGCGCCTGCCAGAAGACCAG AACCAGCCGCCGCGCAACGTCCCCTCAGAGGCCCAAGCGCCAGCCAGCTGCACCCCCCGCGGTGGTCAGAGCACCAGCCAAGCCACGGTCCCCTCCGAGGCCCGAACGTCAGCCACGCCCCCGCCCAGAAGTCCGACCTCCACCAGCCAAGCAGCGGCCCCCTCAGAAGGCCAAGCAGCAGCCGCGCAGCAGCCCCCAGAGAGGGCCAGGCACCAGCCGTGGGGGGTCCCCCGTCAAAGCTTCTAG
- the MOBP gene encoding myelin-associated oligodendrocyte basic protein isoform X2 produces the protein MSQKVVKEGPRLSKNQKFSEHFSIHCCPPFTFLNSKREIVDRKYSICKSGCFYQKKEEDWICCACQKTRTSRRATSPQRPKRQPAAPPAVVRAPAKPRSPPRPERQPRPRPEVRPPPAKQRPPQKAKQQPRSSPQRGPGTSRGGSPVKASRFST, from the exons ATGAGTCAGAAAGTGGTTAAGGAGGGCCCCAGACTCTCCAAGAACCAGAAGTTCTCCGAGCACTTCAGCATACATTGCTGCCCGCCGTTCACCTTCCTCAATTCCAAACGCGAGATCGTGGACCGCAAGTACAGCATCTGTAAAAGTGGCTGCTTCTaccagaagaaagaggaggactGGATCTGCTGCGCCTGCCAGAAGACCAG AACCAGCCGCCGCGCAACGTCCCCTCAGAGGCCCAAGCGCCAGCCAGCTGCACCCCCCGCGGTGGTCAGAGCACCAGCCAAGCCACGGTCCCCTCCGAGGCCCGAACGTCAGCCACGCCCCCGCCCAGAAGTCCGACCTCCACCAGCCAAGCAGCGGCCCCCTCAGAAGGCCAAGCAGCAGCCGCGCAGCAGCCCCCAGAGAGGGCCAGGCACCAGCCGTGGGGGGTCCCCCGTCAAAGCTTCTAG ATTTAGTACATAG